The genomic stretch CGGACGCGTCCGCGGCGGCGGCCTCTTCCTGTCCGATTTCGAGCACGCCGCCCGATGACACCCGTGTCCTCCCGCGACAGCCCCTCCGCAGGAGGTGCCGCCGTCCCTCAGCCTACCCTGTCCCCTGCCCCGCGGCCCTCCGACAGCAGGGCCGCGGAAAAGGTTCCGGGCGAAGGCGAGGAAACGGTGAGGCGCGGCGCCTAGTCCGCGCCCGCGCTGCGGTTGGGGTTCTTCACGCCCAGGAGCTGGGCAGTGACGAACTCCTCCAGGTCCCCATCCAGCACGGCGTCCACGTTGCCCGTCTCGATGCCGGTGCGCAGGTCCTTGACCATGCGGTACGGCGCCAGCACGTAGGAGCGGATCTGCGAGCCGAAGGAGATGTCCTTCTTCTGCGCCTCGGCGGCGTCACGCGCGGCCTCGCGCTTCTTCATCTCCAGTTCGTACAGGCGGCCCCGCAGAATCTTGAAGGCCATGTCCTTGTTGGCCGACTGGGAGCGCTCCGTCTGGCAGGTGATGATGATGCCGGTGGGCAGGTGGCGCAGCTGCGCGGTGGACGACGTCTTGTTCACCTTCTGGCCGCCCGCGCCGCCGCCGCGGATGAACTTCAGATCGATGTCCTTCTCCGGGATGTCGATCTGGATGGTGTCATCCACCTCCGGATAGACGTCCACGGACGCGAAGGCCGTCTGCCGGCGCGCGTTGGCGTCGAAGGGCGAAATCCGCACCAGCCGGTGCACGCCGACTTCCGCCTTCAGGTAGCCGTAGGCGAAGTCACCTTCGATGCGCAGGGAGACGTTCTTGAAGCCCGCCTCTTCCCCCGGCACCTCGTCGTTGATTTCGACCTTCCAGCCCTTGTTCTCGCCGTAGCGGGTGTACATGCGCAGGAGCATGGCCGCCCAGTCCATGGAGTCCGTGCCACCGGCGCCGGCGTTGATGTCCATGAAGCAGCTGCTGCGGTCCTGCTCGCCGGACAGCATGCGCGCCAACTCCAGCTTGGCGACGTCGCCCTCCAGCCCCGTGAGGGAGCCTTCCGCCTCCTGGGTGGTGGCTTCGTCGTTGGCCTCGGCGGCCAGCTCGAAGAGCACCTGCGCGTCATCCAGGCCGCGCATCACCTTGTCGTAGGCGCCGACGCTGGCCTCCAGCGTGGCCTTCTCCTTCAGGAGCGCCTGCGCCTTGGTGTTGTCGTCCCAGAAGGTGGGCAGCGTGGACTCGCGTTCAATCAGCGCGATACGGGACCGCTTGCGGTCGAGGTCAAAGATGCCCCCGGAGCGCCAACACACGCTCCCTGAGGCCGTTGATCTTCTCCATCGAATCGTTCGCCATGGCTTCTTTCCGTGTCCTTTAGGGAGTCTTCAGCGATGCGACGGCATCCCGCCGTCCGGCTGACGCGCGGTCCGCCCCGGGAAGGCGCGCCAGCACCCGGTCCAAACCAAATGCGCCCGCCATGCCCAGGGAGATGGGCAGGATGAGTGCGATGAGCCGCCAGTTGTCCTGGTCGAAGGGCGGCAACACCTTGAGCACCACGCCCAGCACGCCCAGGGCGGCCAGCAGCGTCCACACCTTGAACAGGCGCGCGCGGGCCTTCTGGCTGCCCCACGTCAGGGCCACGCCGAAGGGCAGCGCCAGCAGCGTCAGCGGGTTGGCCAGGAAGAGGTTCTCGTTGCGGTAGGTCACCGTGTGGTCTGTCACCAGCCCCATGATGAACAGCGCGGTGCCCGGCAACCCGAGCGCCAGCCCCACCACGGCGTTCTCCAGCCCGAGCAGCAGGCGGGCCACGCGGCTGCCCCGCTGGCGCTCCCACACCGCAAGCCCGACCGCCAGGCTGCCCAGGGCCAGGCCCAGCGCGAGAATCCACGGGCCCCACGGGGGAGGCTCCGCCGGCGGACGCTGACGCTTGGAGGATTCGTAGTGGTTCCAGCTCTTCGCCGCGAGCGACGCCAGCTGCCCGTCCGCGCCCTTCACCTGGAGCGCCGCGACCTGGGCCTCCAGTTCGTCCGGGAGGAAGGCCTCCTCCCACTTCGTGATGGGACGGTCAATCTCGTCGTTCATCATGAAGTCGAGCAGCACGCTCATGGGCGCGTTCACCGCGGTGTAGCGCCGGGTGTGCTCGCGCAGCGTCATCCGCCCCGGTGCCCGGTCCGCCTCACGGAGCTGGCCGCCCGTGGCCACGTCAATCATGTCCCGCAGCCGCGTGACGCAGTTGTCGTTGTAGTGGTGGTACAGATACTCGCGGTTCTCCGGGAGCACGTTGTCCGCCAGCCGCTTCGCCACGACGACGCGCTGCTCGGGCGTGAGGTTGAGTTCCTGCACGCGGACGTCGCGGTCCTCGGCCTGGTAGTAGCGGAAGGTGCCGCCCACCGACGACTGGCCCACCCAGAACTCCAGCCGGCCCATGGCGAAGCGCGCGAGCATGGCCTCGTCGAAGGAGAACATGCCGTAGTTGTAGAGGCGCGACATCTGCCGCCGCCGGTCCTCCACCACCAGCGAGCCGTGGCCCCACCAGGACGGCACGTCATCCCCGGGACTGAACGTCACCAGGAGGATGGCCAGGTCCTCGCCCTGGCTTTCGCCCGTGCCCCACGGCGGCATGGAGGCCGCGCGCGCGGGCGCCGCCAGGAGCAGCAGGCCGAGCAGGCAAGAGGCAATGAGTGATGGGCGGAGCATGGCTTGGTCCAACACGCGGGAGGCCGCCTACCTATCACGCACGCCGCCCGGCTCAACGGGATGGATACTGGATTGTCCAGCGGGGAGCCGGCGGAGGGCCTACATGAGGCTGCGGGCGCGGCGGGCCTTGGCATCCACCTGGAGCGAGTCCGCCACCATGCCCCGCTCGCCCAGGAGCTGTTCCTCCAGGGCCGCCATGCGCTTGGCGTCCCGGGGGCGCTCGTGGTCGTGCCCCAGCAGGTGGAGCAGGCCGTGCGCCAGGTAGCGCGCCATCTCCGCCTCCAGCGAGCGGCCGTACTCCTTGGCCTGCCGCTTCGCCGTGTCCAGGGAGATGACCACGTCCCCCAGCGGGCGCGGTCCGGGTGTGCCCTTGGGCAGGTCGCCCGCGGGGAAGCTCAGCACGTCCGTCGCCTTGTCCTTCTGGCGCCAGGTGCGGTTGAGCCTGCGGATGGCCCGGTCATCCACCAGGGACAGGGACAACTCCACGCCGGACAGCTCGAGCTGCACCAGGTAGTCCTTGGCCCAGGTGGTCAACAGGCGCGCGAAGTCCCGGCCCTGGCCGTGCGCCACCTGGATGGTGACGTGGTTCGCCTGCACGCGGGGCTTGGGCGCCTCCATGTGTGCCAGCTCCGGGCGGAACGCGGGGGCGCACACCGACCAGTAGTCACACGCGCCCTGGCCGTCGTTGCGGTACACCACGCGCTTGCCGCGCGGCACCAGGCCGACCTCGCCCGCGGGGATGCGCTCGCGGCGGCCCTCCACCACGATGGTCAGCTCGCCCGTGAGGACGATGACGACCTCGTCGAACTCGGGGCGCTGCGCGGGTTCGGACCATCCGGGGGGCGCCAGCATCCGCGCGACGGACGCGGAGTCCGTGCTGGTGGTGGCCGCGCCCACGAACTCCTCGATGCGCTTGCCGTCGTCACGGGGAATCAGCTTCCCCTTGCGCAATCTCACGCCATTGCCCCTTCGTGCCCCGCTCATGCTCCCCCCGCGGTCCGCGCCTTGTCCTTGCCTTCCACGGGCCGAGGCACCGCGCCCGCCACCACCAACGGCGGCGCCTTGCCCCCACCCACGGCGCCCGCCGGATAGGCCGGACGCGTGTGGTAGATGCCCTCGAGCGTGTGCAGGAAGGACTGCGAGATGAGGTTGAGGTCCTTCAGCGTCAGGTCACACTCATCGAGCTGACCCTCGGAGAAGATGAGGTTGATGATTTTCTGCACCTGCGCGTGGAGCTTGGGCGTGGTGGGGTCCGTCATGGAGCGCGTGGAGGCCTCCACCGCGTCGGCGATCATCACCAGCGCCGCCTCGCGGAACTGAGGCTTCGGACCCGGGTAGCGGTAGATGCTCTCGTCGATGGGCGGAGCACCTTCCTTGCCCTCCTGCTCCTTCAATGCCTTGTGGTAGAAGTAACCCACCGTGCGCGTGCCGTGGTGCTGCGGAATCGCATCCGCCACCAGCTTGGGCAGCCGGTACTGACGGGCCATCTCCAGGCCCTCCGTCACGTGGCGCTTGATGATGACCGCGCTCATCGCCGGCGCGAGCGCGTCATGGCGGTTCTCACCCTTCTGGTTCTCCCCGAAGTAGAGCGGATTCCGGCCCTTGCCGATGTCGTGGTAGTACGCACACGAGCGCGCCAGCAGCGGGTTGGCCCCAATCGTCTCCGCCGCGTTCTCCACCAGCGAGCCGATGATGATGGAGTGGTGGTACGTGCCGGGCGCCTGGACGATGAGCTCCTTGAGCGCCGGGTGGTTCAGGTTGGCCAGCTCCAGCAGCTTGATGTCCGACGCGTAGCCGAAGGTGGCCTCGATGAGCGGCGTGAGCGCCATCACCATCACCGGCACCGCCAGCGAGGAGCCCGCGAAGGCGCTCACCGCGGTGATGAGGGTGTCGGCCGACAGGCCCTTGCCTTCCACGAGGAAGAGGAAGAGCACCGCCACCAGGTTCACCGCGCCCGTCACCAGACCCGCGCGGAAGATGCCCACGCGGTCCTTCGCCTTCACGATGCGGTCGGCCGCCACCAGCGAACCCACCAGCGTGAAGATGCCGAAGGCCAGCGAGTTGCCCAGCATCACTCCGGTGAGGCAGGCGAAGACGAGCGCGAAGAAGAGCGCCAGCTCCTGCGTGAGGATGAAGCGCACCAGCATGGCGCCGGCCGCCACCGGGAAGGCGTAATAGAAGGCCTCGATGGGCAGCGCGGTGTAGCGGTCCTGTACCGCGTCCGCGATGGACACCCAGATTTGCAGCAGGCCCAGCAGCCCCAACAGCAGCAGGCCCAGCAGCACGCCGTCCTTGCGCGTGGGGCGGAAGCGCCGGAACGCGGCGCGGCAGAAGAAGTACGTCGAGACGATGAGCAGGCCCACCAGGCCCGTGCCGCCCACCTGAAGCTGGACCAGGTCCAGCCGGTCCGTCTCCGCGCGCATGCCGCGCAGGATGACCAGGTGCGACTCATTGACCAGCTCACCGTCGCCAATGACGCGCTGGCCCTTCTTGATGGAGATGACGGCGTCCTTCACCGCCTGGGCCGCCTGGTTCCGGCGCGCGTCCGACTCCGCGATGTTGATGGTGAGGTTCGGCCGGACCAGCCGCTGGGCCAGCCGGAGGATGGCGCGGCGCTGAACGCCCGGCGCGTCCGGCATCAGGTTACCGGGCACCGAGGCGAAGCGCTCCATCTCCTGGTGCGCCTCGGGGACGTCCACCACCTGGGTGGAGCCCCCCGTCAGGGACTCCTCGGCCTTGTTCACCACGTCGCGGACGGTGAGGCCCTGATGCGCCTCCCGCGCCAGCTCCTCCCGGGAGCCCGCCACATGGACCGCGCCGCGCTCGGAGCGATACGCCCGCTCCAGCACCAGCAGCGTGGCCGTCTCCGCCTCCTGCGAGAAGCGGGTGGCATAGAGCGCCTGGAAGTCCTCGGCCTCCAGCACGGCGTCGCGCTTGCCGAAGAAACGCTCCTGGAGCTCCGCCCGCATCTTCTCGCGGGTGCTGCGCTCCAGCTCCAGCATCTCCGGGGACGCGGCGGGCTTGCGTCGGCGGGTCGTCTCGCGCTCCTCGGGTTCCGAGTCGGACTGCGCCTCCGCGAGCTCGTCCAGATGCAGCCGCATGGACGAGAAGGCGGAGCTCACCGTCGACCGCAGCTGCCCCAGGACGGCGGGGTTCAGGTCGTATACCGGTTTGACGGCCGCGCGCGCGTCCTGGCGCCGCTGCTGCGTCATGGCGCGGTGGACGACCTCGTAGTCCCGCGCGGCCTTGAAGCCGGCGGGCGAGCTGGCTCGGAACGGCTTGCCGAGGTTCTCCTCCGCCAGCGCCGGAATCTGCTGACTGTAGAGGCCCGGCGAGATGACGAAGCCCGCGCCAACGGAGACGGCGAGCAGGAGAAGGACCTGGATGGCGCGCCGCCCCCAGACGCCGTTGTCCAGTCCGAGGCGTTCGGCGAGCGCATCCAGTGGACTGCGCCCGGGGGGCTGCGTTTCCGATTCGGCCATGGGGGTCCTCACCCTAGATAAGGCGTCGCGGATCCTTCAAGGACGCAGCGCCTGGGAATATTCGCAAGGGTGGGATGGAGTACGCCCGCCCGGCAGGGTACGCGCGGGTGGGCGCAGGTAGGTCTTGGCACCGTTACTCGACGGCAACGGGCTCGGCGGTGGTGACCCGCGTCGCGGTGGGCACCTGGGCGGCAGCGGTTGCTGCTTCCCGAGCCGCCTGGGCTTCGCGCTGGGCGACGTCCGCCCGGTCGTAGGCGCGGATGACTTCCTGGACCAGGGGGTGGCGGACGACGTCCACCTCTGAGAACTCCGCGAAGTGGATGCCGTCGATGTTCTTCAGCACCGCGCGCGCATGGTTCAACCCGGACATCTTCCCCGTGGGCAGGTCCACCTGCGTCACGTCACCGGTGATGACGGCCTTGCTGTTGTAGCCCAGGCGCGTGAGGAACATCTTCATCTGTTCCACTGTCGTGTTCTGGGCTTCGTCCAGGATGACGAACGCGTCGTTGAGCGTGCGGCCACGCATGAAGGCCAGCGGGGCCACTTCCACCACGCCCTGCTCCAGCAGGTGCGCGGCGCGCTCGGCCGCCATCATGTCGTGCAGCGCGTCGTAGAGCGGCCGCAGGTAGGGATTCACCTTCTCCTGCAGGTCTCCTGGCAGGAAGCCCAGCTTCTCACCCGCCTCCACCGCGGGGCGCGCCAGGATGATGCGCTTGACCTTGCGCTCCTGGAGGAAGGCGACCGCCATGGCCATGGCGAGGTACGTCTTGCCCGTGCCCGCGGGGCCGATGCCGAAGACGATGTCGTGGGAGCGGATGGCGTCCACGTAGCGCTTCTGGTTGATGCTCTTGGGGGAGATCTGCCGGTTGCCGGAGCTCTTGAGCACCGGGCCCAGCATGACCTCCTGCAAGGACTCCGCGCCGCGGCCGAGCACCTTGATACCCTGCTCCACGTCCTCCCGGTAGACGGGGCGGCCGGCGCGGATCATCTCCTCCAGGTTCTCCAGGAGGCGGACGGAGAAGGCGACGGCGTCGGATGGGCCGGAGAGATGGAACTCCGTGCCGCGTTGTCCCACCCGGACCCCGAGGCGCCGCTCCATCAACTTGAGGTTTTCGTTCTGGTTGCCGCAGAGGGCCAGGGCGGTCGCGTTGTCACGAACGTCCACCTTGGCGGAGGCGGTAAGCACTTCGGGCGCTTCCAACGTGGCGGGATTTCGCAATGCGGATTCTTCCTCGGTCTATGTCGCTACGGCTGACACCAACGTAACGCCGCCCCCAGGGCCGCGAAAGACGACTTTGTGTCAGGACTAGCGCAAGGGTGGCAGGAGAATGAACTGCCGAGCGGCCAACCGCCGGTAATAGTACTCTTCCCGCCACGGGTATTTCAGTTCGCCCGGTTTCAACAGTCCAGCCTGCACCAAAGAATCCAGACGCTCGGGCAGCTCACCGCGTTCCAGGCGAAACACCTCGAGCGCGGCCTCGATGCGGACGCGCTGGGCCTGGGAAACATGACGTTGGGCCGCTGAGTCCGCAAATACCGCGGCAACGCCCGCTTCGGGGCCCAGGCGCACGGCCCGGGGCACCACCAGCACCACCGCCGCCAGCACCCCCACGGTGGCGACGAGGCGTCCCACCGGCCCCGCCACGCGAGCAAGCAGGCGCTGGTCCCCAGGAACGGGGGCCGGGGCGCCCTCCGGAAGAATCGGCCGGACGTACTCGCCCTTCACCAGGTTGTAGAGCGCCTTGCAGGTCTCGAACTCGCCCAGGCAGGAGATGTCCACCAGCTTCCGCAAATCCCTCCCGGGCGAAAGTTCATCGTAGATGCGCCGCTCCGAAGGACCGATGGCGCCCAGCTCCCCACCCTCTTCTCCGCGCGGCTGAGGCAGGGCCTTGATGCGTTCGAAGATCAGGTCGTCGCGGTGGATTTTCTGCCGGATGACAGGCCACTCATCCACCATCCGGAAGCCCTCCATGAGCACCGTCTCGGCGCGCAACGGATGGATGGCTTCCGCGTCCGGCTCCACGGGCTCCTGGATGAATTCGTAGGTGCCCGACTTCCAGGTGAAGAGGCGGTAGAGGGTCTCCGTGGCCTGAAGCTGCATCATCGCCTGGAAGCGCTCGGCGGTGAGGGCCTGGCTGGAGACAAGCACGTCCCCCAGCCGCTTGAGCGTGCGGCGCTGCGTCTCCAGGGCCGCCTCGAGCTGCGTCTCGGTGATGAGCTCCGAGCGCACCAGCATGGCGCCGATGAGCTCCTTGCGCTTCCGGGTGACGCTCTCCGCCTTGATGATGTGGCCATCGTTGAAGCCGATGCGCACTTCCTGGTCCTTGGCGCGGACGTGGAGCGTGCCCGTCTTCTGCTGCTGCCCGATGAGCTGCAGGATGTCGCCAATACCAAAGTCCTTCAGTGTGCCTTGCAGGGACATCGCCGTTCACTCCCCCCGCCGCAGACGGCGCAGACCGCGCAACGACAGCAGGTGGACACCCAGCAGCAGCAACGCCGCGGGCGCGAGCTTGAGGTAGAGGGGGGCTTCACCATAGGGCCCCCTCACCAGGCCCTGGTGCAGGAGCACCGCGGCCAGCGCGAAGAGGAAGCCGAACGCATACAGCGCGCCGCGGACCGGCACACCCGAGGCCACGTGCCCCGCGCCGGACAGCACCGCGCCCAGGACGTACGCCACACGGCCCGTCCAGGCCTGATGTCGGTCCACCTGGAGCTGCTTGCGCGCCCGCAGCTGCTGCGGCACCAGCCCCCGGCGGGAGAAGACGTTGACGCACTGGCCACACTGCTTGCTGCCCACACCCAGCTCCGGGTCGCAGCGCACGCACACCGCGCGGCCACAGCGCTCACATACCTTGGCCGCCTTCAAGCGGTCCCCCGCGAAGCCCCACAGGGCCAGCAGCACCGCCAGCGCCACGGCCCCCGCGGAGGCCATGGGCCCGGGCGGAAGCCCCGGGAGCAGCCAGCGCGACAGCTGCGTCTCCACCTGGCGCCCCGCCCCCGTGCCATCCGCGAGCGGAAGCCAGTCGGACTCCCCCAGCTGCGGGGCCAGCAGCAGCAGGTTGAGGAGCAGCCGGTCCTCCGGCGGCGGGTCCCGGACCAGCAGCGCTCCATCCAGTGCCTGCGCCGAGGCCATGGCCGTGGCAGCGCGATCCAGCTCCTTGCCGACCTCCGAGTCCGGCAGCGTCTTCGCCCTGCGGCGGACCACCTGCGCCAGGTTGTAGTGCGGAGCCGCCAGGTCCGGCGCGGACTGCGAGGCCTGCACGTAGAGCAGCGCCGCACCATCCGCGTCTCCCAGCGCGACCAGGGTGTTGCCGAAGCGCGTGAGCAGGCGCGCATCCGAGTTCTTCAGCGCCGAAGCCGCCTTGAAGTGCGTCCTCGCCTCTTCCAGCAAGCCGCGCCGGGATTCGAAGTACGCCAGCGACAGCACCTCCGCGAACGTCGCCGAGCGGGACGCCATCCGCGCCAGCACGCGCGCCCGCGCCTCCTCGGCGGACAGGCCGCCCCGCTCCAGGAGGTACACGTCCTCGGCCGGCGTGCCCGCGAACGCCGTGACACGCGCGAGTTGCCCCGCCGCCAGCGGCAAGAGCCCCACGCCCGCCACCAGCACCGCCGCCACCACCCGCTCCGTGCGCGAGAGATAGAGGGACACGGTGGCCAGCATCACCAGCAGCGCGGGCAGCACACCCAGCCCCAGCACCCACGGCAGGCTCAAGAGAAGCAGCCCCAGGACCAGGGACTGCCACCGGGAGACGACTCGCGGCAGCAGGTGGTGGAAGTCATGCAGCGCGTAACGGAGCTTCCGTAGGAAGAACAAGCCCATCAGCAGCACCGCGGTGGCCCCCCAGGCCAGCAGCACCAGGGCGCCCAGGTCCGCCAACACGGGCCGACGATAGCGAGCATCCTGCGCCAGTGTCGTCAGCGCCTGCCGAACCTGCCCCAACGAGCGGGACACCTCGCCCGGCTTCTCCAAGGCGTAGAGCTCCGCGAGCTCGAAGCGCGCGTAGGGCAGCCCCGGCGACAGCTCGACCGCCACCTCCGCCAGCCGCACCGCGCCGGCAATGTCCCCCGCGCGGCGGCGCACGGCCGCTTCACGGAGGAAGCCCACGCTCAGGGGCTCCAGGTCCGTGGCGGCCAGCTCGACGCGCAACGTCCGCAGTTCCTTGAGGGCCGCCGCCGCGGCGTCCCGATCATTCGTCGCGCGGGCCTGCCGCCACCGGTTCCAGATGGCTTCCAGGTCCGCATCCGTCACCCGTGGCGCCAGCACCGGACTCAGCGTCACCGGCCTGGGGGTGATGACCGTGGGTTCCTCGACCGGCGAAGGACTGGCCGCCGCGGGAGTCCGGCCATTGGCGGGGGCCGATTCAACGGCCCTGACATTGCGCGCGGGCGCCCTGGGCGCGTCGGCGGCGTCCTCGGTGGAGGCATCCTCCGCGGCGGAGACGTCTTCTTCCGGCGCGTCCTCCGCGTAGGCGGCGTCATCCACCGGATCCATGGACTCGTCCCGCAGGTCGGGCTCCATGGGGCCCGGATCCACCTCGGGAAGGCGCGTGGGGGCTTCCAGCTGCGCGGACGCCACGACGGGCACCAGAAGCGTGAAGCCACTGAGAAGGAGGGCAAGAAGCGGCAGGCGGATCATCCAGGGGGTGGATTGTAGGCGACCCAGGGCCAAGCGCGAAAACGAACGCCAGCCCGGCTGCCCACCTGCCGCGTTTGCCGGACAGCACCAGACCCCTGCGTGCTACAGGAACGTGCATGGCGGACACGACGCTGAACCCCGGGGCGGAGCTGGAGCGACTGGTCGACATCATGCGGCAGCTGCGCGCGGAAGGCGGCTGCCCGTGGGATCGCGAACAGGACCTGCGCTCGCTGCGGCCCTACCTCCTGGAAGAGGCCTTCGAGGTCCTGGAGGAGATG from Myxococcus xanthus encodes the following:
- a CDS encoding PhoH family protein, producing MRNPATLEAPEVLTASAKVDVRDNATALALCGNQNENLKLMERRLGVRVGQRGTEFHLSGPSDAVAFSVRLLENLEEMIRAGRPVYREDVEQGIKVLGRGAESLQEVMLGPVLKSSGNRQISPKSINQKRYVDAIRSHDIVFGIGPAGTGKTYLAMAMAVAFLQERKVKRIILARPAVEAGEKLGFLPGDLQEKVNPYLRPLYDALHDMMAAERAAHLLEQGVVEVAPLAFMRGRTLNDAFVILDEAQNTTVEQMKMFLTRLGYNSKAVITGDVTQVDLPTGKMSGLNHARAVLKNIDGIHFAEFSEVDVVRHPLVQEVIRAYDRADVAQREAQAAREAATAAAQVPTATRVTTAEPVAVE
- a CDS encoding HD family phosphohydrolase produces the protein MAESETQPPGRSPLDALAERLGLDNGVWGRRAIQVLLLLAVSVGAGFVISPGLYSQQIPALAEENLGKPFRASSPAGFKAARDYEVVHRAMTQQRRQDARAAVKPVYDLNPAVLGQLRSTVSSAFSSMRLHLDELAEAQSDSEPEERETTRRRKPAASPEMLELERSTREKMRAELQERFFGKRDAVLEAEDFQALYATRFSQEAETATLLVLERAYRSERGAVHVAGSREELAREAHQGLTVRDVVNKAEESLTGGSTQVVDVPEAHQEMERFASVPGNLMPDAPGVQRRAILRLAQRLVRPNLTINIAESDARRNQAAQAVKDAVISIKKGQRVIGDGELVNESHLVILRGMRAETDRLDLVQLQVGGTGLVGLLIVSTYFFCRAAFRRFRPTRKDGVLLGLLLLGLLGLLQIWVSIADAVQDRYTALPIEAFYYAFPVAAGAMLVRFILTQELALFFALVFACLTGVMLGNSLAFGIFTLVGSLVAADRIVKAKDRVGIFRAGLVTGAVNLVAVLFLFLVEGKGLSADTLITAVSAFAGSSLAVPVMVMALTPLIEATFGYASDIKLLELANLNHPALKELIVQAPGTYHHSIIIGSLVENAAETIGANPLLARSCAYYHDIGKGRNPLYFGENQKGENRHDALAPAMSAVIIKRHVTEGLEMARQYRLPKLVADAIPQHHGTRTVGYFYHKALKEQEGKEGAPPIDESIYRYPGPKPQFREAALVMIADAVEASTRSMTDPTTPKLHAQVQKIINLIFSEGQLDECDLTLKDLNLISQSFLHTLEGIYHTRPAYPAGAVGGGKAPPLVVAGAVPRPVEGKDKARTAGGA
- the prfB gene encoding peptide chain release factor 2 (programmed frameshift), which produces MANDSMEKINGLRERVLALRGHLDLDRKRSRIALIERESTLPTFWDDNTKAQALLKEKATLEASVGAYDKVMRGLDDAQVLFELAAEANDEATTQEAEGSLTGLEGDVAKLELARMLSGEQDRSSCFMDINAGAGGTDSMDWAAMLLRMYTRYGENKGWKVEINDEVPGEEAGFKNVSLRIEGDFAYGYLKAEVGVHRLVRISPFDANARRQTAFASVDVYPEVDDTIQIDIPEKDIDLKFIRGGGAGGQKVNKTSSTAQLRHLPTGIIITCQTERSQSANKDMAFKILRGRLYELEMKKREAARDAAEAQKKDISFGSQIRSYVLAPYRMVKDLRTGIETGNVDAVLDGDLEEFVTAQLLGVKNPNRSAGAD
- a CDS encoding DUF4105 domain-containing protein, which encodes MLRPSLIASCLLGLLLLAAPARAASMPPWGTGESQGEDLAILLVTFSPGDDVPSWWGHGSLVVEDRRRQMSRLYNYGMFSFDEAMLARFAMGRLEFWVGQSSVGGTFRYYQAEDRDVRVQELNLTPEQRVVVAKRLADNVLPENREYLYHHYNDNCVTRLRDMIDVATGGQLREADRAPGRMTLREHTRRYTAVNAPMSVLLDFMMNDEIDRPITKWEEAFLPDELEAQVAALQVKGADGQLASLAAKSWNHYESSKRQRPPAEPPPWGPWILALGLALGSLAVGLAVWERQRGSRVARLLLGLENAVVGLALGLPGTALFIMGLVTDHTVTYRNENLFLANPLTLLALPFGVALTWGSQKARARLFKVWTLLAALGVLGVVLKVLPPFDQDNWRLIALILPISLGMAGAFGLDRVLARLPGADRASAGRRDAVASLKTP
- a CDS encoding DUF4388 domain-containing protein, which codes for MSLQGTLKDFGIGDILQLIGQQQKTGTLHVRAKDQEVRIGFNDGHIIKAESVTRKRKELIGAMLVRSELITETQLEAALETQRRTLKRLGDVLVSSQALTAERFQAMMQLQATETLYRLFTWKSGTYEFIQEPVEPDAEAIHPLRAETVLMEGFRMVDEWPVIRQKIHRDDLIFERIKALPQPRGEEGGELGAIGPSERRIYDELSPGRDLRKLVDISCLGEFETCKALYNLVKGEYVRPILPEGAPAPVPGDQRLLARVAGPVGRLVATVGVLAAVVLVVPRAVRLGPEAGVAAVFADSAAQRHVSQAQRVRIEAALEVFRLERGELPERLDSLVQAGLLKPGELKYPWREEYYYRRLAARQFILLPPLR
- the ybeY gene encoding rRNA maturation RNase YbeY, translating into MSGARRGNGVRLRKGKLIPRDDGKRIEEFVGAATTSTDSASVARMLAPPGWSEPAQRPEFDEVVIVLTGELTIVVEGRRERIPAGEVGLVPRGKRVVYRNDGQGACDYWSVCAPAFRPELAHMEAPKPRVQANHVTIQVAHGQGRDFARLLTTWAKDYLVQLELSGVELSLSLVDDRAIRRLNRTWRQKDKATDVLSFPAGDLPKGTPGPRPLGDVVISLDTAKRQAKEYGRSLEAEMARYLAHGLLHLLGHDHERPRDAKRMAALEEQLLGERGMVADSLQVDAKARRARSLM